A stretch of Anolis sagrei isolate rAnoSag1 chromosome X, rAnoSag1.mat, whole genome shotgun sequence DNA encodes these proteins:
- the LOC132783382 gene encoding LOW QUALITY PROTEIN: cell adhesion molecule 4 (The sequence of the model RefSeq protein was modified relative to this genomic sequence to represent the inferred CDS: deleted 1 base in 1 codon): MCFLAALKDERFQLVEFTQSQVRIVLSNARLEDEGGYFCQLYTEDTHHQIAILTVLVPPENPLVEVKEQAVEGGEVELTCTVPRSRPAATLRWFRERRELKGMSSRQESGKVFSVTNVVRFRVERKDHSSIVTCEATHPALRGQRKQTQYVLDVHYSPTARIHPPPGVMREGDTLILTCAVNGNPLPTDIKWSRANDSLPERALVEGEILTIPSLSLLDNGTYSCQVSNKHGRSSDQYVLVVYDPGAIVAAQTSVPYAIVGGILALLVFLVICVLIVMVWCSIRQKGSYLTHEASGLDEHGEAREAFLNGGDGHKRKEEFFI, encoded by the exons atgtgTTTCCTCGCAGCCCTGAAGGATGAGCGCTTCCAGCTGGTGGAGTTCACCCAGAGCCAGGTGCGGATCGTGCTCTCCAACGCCCGGCTGGAGGACGAGGGGGGCTACTTCTGCCAGCTCTACACAGAGGACACCCACCACCAGATTGCAATCCTCACAGTGCTGG tgccccCTGAGAACCCCCTGGTGGAGGTGAAGGAGCAGGCAGTGGAAGGCGGGGAGGTGGAGCTCACCTGCACCGTCCCCCGGTCGCGGCCGGCCGCCACCCTGCGCTGGTTCCGGGAACGGAGAGAGCTGAAAG ggatgagCAGCCGGCAGGAGAGCGGGAAGGTCTTCAGCGTCACCAACGTGGTGCGCTTCCGGGTGGAGCGCAAGGACCACAGCAGCATCGTGACTTGCGAGGCTACCCACCCGGCCCTCCGCGGGCAGCGGAAGCAGACCCAGTACGTGCTGGACGTCCACT ACTCGCCCACGGCACGGATCCACCCTCCGCCCGGCGTGATGCGGGAAGGGGACACCCTCATCCTGACATGCGCCGTCAACGGCAACCCACT ccccacaGACATCAAGTGGAGCCGGGCGAACGACTCCCTTCCGGAGCGGGCACTAGTCGAGGGCGAAATCCTGACCATCCCCAGCCTCAGCCTGCTGGACAACGGGACCTACTCCTGCCAGGTGTCAAATAAGCACGGCCGCTCCTCCGACCAGTATGTCCTGGTGGTCTACG ACCCCGGGGCCATTGTA GCGGCGCAGACGTCGGTGCCCTACGCCATTGTGGGTGGCATCCTGGCCTTGCTGGTCTTCCTGGTCATCTGCGTCCTGATCGTCATGGTCTGGTGCTCCATCCGGCAGAAAG GCTCCTACCTGACGCACGAGGCCAGCGGACTGGACGAACACGGCGAGGCTCGGGAGGCCTTCCTCAACGGAGGCGATGGGCACAAGCGCAAGGAGGAGTTCTTCATCTGA